AAGAGCAGAGCAGTAAAGAACAGTAATTCCTTTGTGATTACAGTCTGACAAAACAGAGTCAAAATAACAGGCTAagttatattcatatatattattatgaatatggatATTCATAAAATAATGTCCTGTCCCTTACATGTGAGCAAGAGGATGACCAGGATGATGGAAAACAAAACCAGAACCATtggtattgtttttatttattttttatttaggaCTATGTGTTTTGGTTTACACTGGAAAAAGTTTGAGAGAAAGGAGCCGTGTGTTATGAAGGCCTTGAAGTACTCACCATCGTTATCAATCTGCCAGGCTCACGATGGAACAACAAGAATGATTTCACATAAGTTTGAAGCAAGATACCTGGAAAAACCTGACCATTTTTTCATAAAACGAAGTATGAGGTGTACTTGAGACTACTGATATATTTTTAGAAAGCAAATTTGGTTGTCACAACAAATATTGACTTTTATAGATGTTACAGCTGTTATGGTTTAGTTTATAGCTGTTTAATGCTTTTTATGATATATTGTTAAATGTGGAAATCATTTAATTGATCACGTTtcatagtggttagcacgttcgcctcacacctccggggttcaagtcccaccggggccgtgtgtgcggagtttgcatattctcccggtgctgcgggggtttcctctgggtcctccggtttcctcccccagtccaaagacatgcatggtaggctgattggcgtaaGAAAAGGAgtaccctgaaaaggagtaagcggtagaagatggatggatggatgagtggacgTTTCATAGTGATCTTAGGCTTGTGTGCAGCTGCTCAGTCATGGAAACCCATTTCATGAAGCTTCTTACACACAGTTCTTGAGCTGGTGTTGTTTCCAGAGACAGTTTGGAAGTCTGTAGTGAGCGATTCAACAGACGATAGGCGATTTTTATGCGCTACATACTTCAGCACTCTGTGGCCCAGTGGCCATGCTTTGTGAGTTTAGATGCTTCTATCTCACAACTTACATTTGATTGGAGCAGATCTAGCAGGGCAGAAATTTCACTAACTGACTTGTGGCATCCAATGATATGATATATTCTTAGTCACTGAACTCTTCAGTATGAATCATTCTACTGCCAATGTTTGTCTTTGGAGACTGCATGGCTATGTGCTTGATTTTATGCACCTGTTAGGAATGGGTGTGGCTGAAACACCTGAGGAGGGGTGTACACATACTTTTTGCCATATAGTACATACCTGAACATCTCTACACCAACTCTTTTATACAGTTAccccaatcagccaatcatgtggcaggagCACAACacataaaatcatataaatacaggtcaagagcgtcagttaatgttcacatcaaacatcagcatgGAGAAATAGTGTGATCTCTGTGGGCTTAAAGTTAGAGTTgtgataaagaaaaataatattaaaggtGTTAATTTATATTctgacatttgtttttgttattttgagagagagataggtacATAGCTCATTCCAAAAAGCTTTAACATAGACACATTCACAAAAAGGATGTACAACTGTCTTCCATTTACATGTGTGAATGTGATATTTacccaacaaaacaaaacaccatgtTCACCAGGTCAAAAATGAATGGATTCAAGTTGATCTTGAAACCTGTCTTTCCCACAATCGGACAGCAGATGGCGATACACGCGCTGCATTTGACTCCCGGAAACACATGAAGAAGAACGCGCTCAAAGTTTCTGCTTCCGCTGTGATGTGTCCTTTTCCTGTTGCCATAGGCTGAGAGGAGCGGAGAGGATTCAGCTCTCCGGTACAATCCGGCTCCATCTACCTGTAAGGTTATTATAATAGTGGCCAAAATGACGGAACAGATGACAGTGAGAGGGACACTGAAGGGCCACAGCGGATGGGTCACTCAGATCGCCACCACGCCGCAGTTTCCCGACATGATCCTGTCTGCGTCCCGGGGTAAGAGCACACACAACCGTGCCCGCGGGTTGCCAGATTCAAACAAATCCTTCCACGTATTATGTATTAGCAAATGCACTTCGATCCTTTCGTACTGACTAGAAAACAGATTAAAACCCAATTAGATGCTTAAAATTCAAATCATATCGTGAGGATTAATAGCTGGCTTTTTAGAGTGTGTAATCAGcatcaatctggcaacccgctTAAAAGAAACCGCCACCCATATGACACATGAAATTTATTTGTATTGAAGCATTTGTGTCATTTACTGGTTCTGCTCCTGCTTTAGTActtttgtgttttctctgttcCTTTGAGAAGTTGTGCCCagaagtttgcatacccctcgcagaatctgctaaatcttaatactgatAACAAAATAAGACATCATAAAAAGCccatttagttctgtcctgagtaagctatttcacataacagatgtctACATATAGAGACAAGACAAGATGATAGctgaatttatataaaaaaaaattcccattcaacagtttacacacgctcgattcttaatgcTGTGTGTCGTTACCCGGATGATCCACGGCATGACGTGTTgtgagttgttcacgagtcccttgtttgtcctgagcagttaaacttcccactgttcttcagaaaaatcctccaggtcctgcacgttctttgcttttccagcatcttctgcatatttgacccctttccttttcacaccgaggacgactgagggactcgttcacgactattacaaaaggtgcaaacgttcactgatgctcgagaaggcaacatgatacattaagagctggGGGGGGTTATggggtaaacttttgaacaggatgatcggtgtaaattgttagtattttgtcttctgagaGACATGTAACTCTTATTTAGTGTGGTGGGgggttttaaacaaaataatgtacactgatcatcctgttcaaaagtttatagGGGGTGTGCAAACTTCTCGGCACAACTGTACACCTCCGCGAGGGATTAAAAGGAGCTTCCGTGTCACGGCGTGTCGCAGCCAAAACATCTGTCCGTCCGGTTTCCAAAACAGACTGTACACAGTCACAGCGAATGGCTCGGTTCTTCTGTAAAACCTCCTGCTGTCGtcgtgattgttgtcatgatcTGCGTCTCGAGATGAAATGTCTTACTGtacgtttaaaataaatatttacaaagctAGAAAATCCGCAAGGCTGCCGCTCAAAACAGACCGCCGGGTCGGATgaagaagtaatagtagtagctgACAGTCGTATTAGCGTGTATAATATTTGCTTGGATTTGCAGATAAGACCGTCATCATGTGGAAGCTGACCCGAGATGAGACGAACTACGGCGTCCCCCAGCGTGCTCTGAGAGGACACTCGCACTTTGTGAGCGACGTGGTGATCTCCTCCGATGGCCAGTTTGCTCTGTCCGGCTCGTGGGACGGCACGCTGCGCCTCTGGGACCTGACAACGTGAGTGTAGGGTCAGATCAGGTGCGGAGACATTTGTGCTCCTACGTCTTCGTTCGTGTCGCACTAACCACCCTGTAGCACGGTTTGTTAAGTAagccgggggggggggacgacactGCAgtacgtgctgttataggaaaataagcaGAGGTAGTATTACTGCACAGAAGGTGAATATTTTCATACAGCAGCATGTTCCGTAGTGTTGTATTTCTCTTATGTAGGGTTGTCACGGTTCCAAAATTTCATAAAAGTCCATAAAAGTTAAAGCATCAAATGGTTAATAAGGACCCCTGACCATATTGGCATTAAACGCACGTATGCCAACATTAAGTAAGCGAAAACGAGAATGTTTTCTTGCAGTAATACACTCCAATTAAACCATGCTACACCATTATTAATGCAACCATCATTTTAAACTCCTCTGCTTGATTAAATACTGCGGTTAAGCAGCCGCTCTTCCCGAAAGCACGGTTAAGCTACCCGCACGTAAATTCAAGGGGCGTGGCTTTTACACACTTAGCGGTATCAGAAAACGAGCGTCTGAGAGAAATGTATGTATCGTGCTTGCTATATAATAGATAAGTGtgcggtttcggatgcagccgtgATAACCGACGGAGCTGCTGATTTGGCTCCAACGTCGTCTTGCTGCACGGCGCACCCATGAAAATTTCCTGTCAGGCAGCGTGTCAGTACCGGGTTGACCCGGTACTTATGTAAATTTGGTACCGAAGTACCAGTACTTTTGACAACACTACTCTTCTGCAACAAAACGAACAAACTTTTCCCAACACTAacaaatgtttattaaagaacgttGTACTTGTTAGTTATCGCTTAACGttattcagtccgtacaggatttcacagatttttttttttaaactgaattaattttttttggcgGGGGGATCGCATTGTTCTGAGTGGTCTTTCGcagtgctgctgtttttttttgtttttttttaagctgatgTCGACTCTTAGCTGTACTTGCATTCGATGATTCGAAGAgcgctttggctgaacgcgcgttgtgatgacgtcacgtgacgcccAAAtctgcgtgttttttttttttttttttagatttaaaaattgCAAGCCCCCCCGAATATATTGCTTGAGGGACTGAAAATAtagcagcttttatttattaagcagTCGTTCCCCGCCCCCACCcccttcttatttatttatttttcttttatataaatCTCTAAGACAAACGCAGCTCatcgtgttactgagaaactacaAAGTGTAAACTTTTGTCATGAAGTTTAGTTAGAACTTTACCTTTATGGCTGAtggagttgtgttttttttgttcgtgTTTTGACATGCGTTTCGTTCCTCCAGTGGCACGACGACTCGCCGCTTTGTCGGCCACACCAAAGATGTCCTGAGCGTGGCTTTCTCTGCGGATAACCGTCAGATCGTGTCCGGCTCCAGGGATAAAACCATCAAGCTGTGGAACACCCTGGGAGTGTGCAAGTACACCATCCAGGTCAGGTTCCGTAATCCAGAAGCTGTGGATTATGTGTATGatcgagtgttttattcttgaATAATCTGAGAATTTTGCTCCTACAGGACGAGAGCCACACGGAGTGGGTGTCCTGCGTGCGATTCTCCCCGAACAGCAGCAACCCCATCA
The window above is part of the Ictalurus punctatus breed USDA103 chromosome 8, Coco_2.0, whole genome shotgun sequence genome. Proteins encoded here:
- the rack1 gene encoding guanine nucleotide-binding protein subunit beta-2-like 1, translating into MTEQMTVRGTLKGHSGWVTQIATTPQFPDMILSASRDKTVIMWKLTRDETNYGVPQRALRGHSHFVSDVVISSDGQFALSGSWDGTLRLWDLTTGTTTRRFVGHTKDVLSVAFSADNRQIVSGSRDKTIKLWNTLGVCKYTIQDESHTEWVSCVRFSPNSSNPIIVSCGWDKMVKVWNLANCKLKTNHIGHTGYLNTVTVSPDGSLCASGGKDGQAMLWDLNEGKHLYTLDGGDTINALCFSPNRYWLCAATGPSIKIWDLEGKIIVDELRQEVISTSSKAEPPQCTALAWSADGQTLFAGYTDNLIRVWQVTIGTR